In Ctenopharyngodon idella isolate HZGC_01 chromosome 1, HZGC01, whole genome shotgun sequence, a single genomic region encodes these proteins:
- the odam gene encoding amelogenin gives MKFQAVLRLNGLTLAGVGLGPAQGTPFFSPYLFQQQPPQVLNFNPAMQGPFFPPQINQLNPAQLPPLQQEQPIPGFGPNNGVPAQNLPPGFPFFLTNLYPLRNTPVRLIPQNAGPNVQGQATMQPVQPVQPVQPIQTVFKTHFDMFQNRVKAVDPKVTSAPDYRGDRPGPGTGEVMQ, from the exons ATGAAGTTTCAGGCC GTTTTGCGTCTCAATGGACTCACTCTAGCAGGTGTGGGTTTGGGTCCAGCACAG GGTACTCCATTTTTCTCTCCCTACCTGTTCCAGCAGCAGCCCCCGCAGGTGCTGAACTTTAACCCTGCGATGCAGGGACCCTTCTTTCCCCCTCAAATAAACCAGCTGAACCCAGCACAGTTGCCCCCGTTGCAGCAGGAGCAGCCTATACCTGGCTTCGGTCCCAATAACGGCGTACCAGCACAGAACCTTCCCCCG GGCTTTCCATTCTTCCTGACAAATCTATATCCTCTGAGAAACACTCCTGTAAGGCTGATACCCCAGAATGCTGGCCCCAATGTTCAAGGTCAGGCTACGATGCAACCAGTGCAACCAGTGCAACCAGTGCAACCAATCCAG ACAGTCTTTAAGACACATTTTGACATGTTTCAGAACAGGGTGAAGGCAGTAGACCCGAAGGTAACGTCTGCTCCTGATTACCGTGGTGATCGGCCCGGTCCTGGAACTGGAGAGGTAATGCAATAG